A window of Verrucomicrobiia bacterium contains these coding sequences:
- a CDS encoding sodium:solute symporter family protein, whose protein sequence is MHLELLDWIIVLVTLIICFGPALFLAKRAGKNTAEFFASGRSVPWWLAGLSMVATTFSSDTPNLVTDIVRRQGVAGNWCWWAFTLTGVATVFFYARLWRRSRVLTDLEFYEIRYSGKAAGVVRGFRSVYLGFFFNCFIMATVTLAACKIAAILFGLSRWQTLLICGVLNVIFAAHSGLWGVLVIDMIQFFVKMTAVIAAAWFAVKHVGGMHTLLTALSHKAGPNGINYLNFLPSFSSNWDVAVTVFIMPIAVQWWAVWYPGAEPGGGSYIAQRMLASKSEKDSLGAVLFFNIAHYVMRPWPWILVGLASLLVYPQLSDIQKAFPHLDPKLLGHDIAYPAMLKFLPTGFIGLMVGGLIAANSSTILTHLNWGASYLVHDFYRRFINPTGTEKHYVWMGRLATVGLFICAGLTTYLLDTAKDAFDIILQIGAGTGLLYLLRWFWWRINAWCEVAAMISSFATSLVLLVLHKNAVSTSLYGGVLSLDLPITIAVTTACWVLTAFLGPETDRQTLISFYRKVRPFGPGWRRIRLDAGITEQEAKARHENIPLALLGWAAGCSVIWSGLFAVGSILYGRTALALLLSGIFVVGGLALLYVINQLWSGISVDEPDSTTLVQAAPGESIPT, encoded by the coding sequence ATGCATCTGGAGCTTCTCGATTGGATCATCGTCTTGGTCACATTGATCATCTGCTTTGGTCCAGCCCTCTTCCTGGCAAAACGCGCTGGCAAAAACACCGCCGAATTCTTCGCCTCGGGCCGCTCGGTCCCCTGGTGGCTAGCCGGCCTCTCGATGGTGGCCACCACCTTCAGCAGCGACACCCCAAACCTCGTCACCGACATCGTCCGCCGCCAAGGCGTCGCCGGCAACTGGTGCTGGTGGGCTTTCACTCTGACCGGGGTGGCAACCGTCTTCTTCTATGCCCGCCTTTGGCGCCGCTCACGCGTCCTGACCGACCTCGAATTCTATGAAATCCGATACTCCGGCAAAGCGGCCGGAGTCGTGCGCGGCTTTCGGTCAGTCTATCTCGGCTTTTTCTTCAACTGCTTTATCATGGCGACCGTCACCCTGGCGGCCTGCAAAATTGCCGCCATCCTCTTTGGGTTGTCGCGGTGGCAAACCCTGCTTATCTGCGGCGTGCTCAACGTCATCTTTGCCGCCCATTCCGGGCTCTGGGGAGTGCTGGTCATCGACATGATCCAGTTTTTCGTCAAAATGACCGCCGTCATTGCCGCCGCCTGGTTCGCCGTTAAACATGTCGGCGGCATGCATACGCTCCTGACGGCCCTGTCGCATAAGGCAGGCCCCAACGGAATTAACTACCTGAATTTTCTGCCCAGCTTCTCGAGCAACTGGGATGTGGCCGTAACGGTGTTCATCATGCCCATCGCGGTGCAATGGTGGGCGGTGTGGTACCCGGGCGCCGAACCAGGAGGCGGCAGTTACATCGCCCAACGCATGCTGGCGTCCAAGTCCGAAAAGGACTCCCTCGGCGCTGTCCTCTTTTTCAATATCGCCCATTACGTCATGCGCCCCTGGCCTTGGATACTCGTCGGCCTGGCCTCGCTCCTGGTTTACCCCCAGCTTTCCGATATCCAGAAGGCCTTTCCCCATCTCGACCCAAAACTCCTGGGCCACGACATCGCCTATCCCGCAATGCTCAAATTCCTGCCAACCGGGTTTATCGGCCTGATGGTCGGCGGCCTGATCGCCGCCAACTCATCGACCATTCTGACGCATTTGAATTGGGGCGCCTCCTACCTGGTGCATGATTTCTACCGCCGGTTCATCAACCCAACCGGCACCGAAAAGCATTACGTTTGGATGGGCCGCCTGGCTACTGTCGGGTTGTTCATCTGCGCCGGCTTGACCACCTACCTGCTGGATACGGCAAAGGATGCCTTCGACATCATTCTGCAAATTGGCGCTGGAACAGGGCTGCTGTACCTGCTGCGCTGGTTTTGGTGGCGTATCAATGCCTGGTGCGAAGTCGCTGCCATGATCAGCTCGTTTGCAACTTCGTTGGTGCTTCTGGTGCTCCACAAAAATGCCGTGAGCACATCCCTCTATGGCGGGGTCCTGAGCCTGGACCTGCCCATCACGATTGCTGTCACTACCGCTTGCTGGGTCCTGACCGCTTTTCTTGGTCCTGAAACAGACCGCCAAACACTCATTAGTTTCTACCGAAAGGTGCGCCCATTCGGACCCGGTTGGCGCCGGATTCGTCTCGATGCCGGCATCACCGAGCAGGAGGCTAAAGCGCGCCACGAAAACATTCCCCTCGCCCTTCTGGGCTGGGCCGCAGGCTGCTCCGTGATTTGGTCGGGTTTGTTCGCCGTTGGCAGCATCCTTTATGGCCGAACCGCGTTGGCCCTGCTGCTTTCGGGAATCTTTGTTGTCGGCGGGCTAGCCCTGCTCTATGTCATCAACCAGCTTTGGAGCGGCATATCGGTCGATGAACCTGACTCAACAACCCTGGTGCAGGCTGCGCCCGGCGAATCCATCCCAACGT
- a CDS encoding glycoside hydrolase family 125 protein has product MNRREFIRSSSLVTSGIMLASHSWAERSASEFPVVRTPEAKRKFKSPAVEGAIEQIQSSCPNKEIAWMFGNCFPNTLDTTVDFEVIDGRPDTYVITGDIDAMWLRDSTAQVWPYLPLIKQDDNLQQLIAGVINRQTRCILKDPYANAFYKDENKVSQWKSDLTEMKPGVHERKWEVDSLCYPIRLAYHYWKHTQDSAPLDGAWHDAILATLRTFREQQRKHDHGPYHFQRRTEVQTDTVPLSGYGNPVNPVGLICSIFRPSDDATIFPFLVPSNFFAVVSLRQAAELLDQVSRDPQAAAHCRDLASEVEGALRQYATVHHPKLGPIYAYEVDAFGNFYCIDDGNVPSLLSLPYIDAVKPRDKLYLNTRRFILSDANPYYCHGKAANGPGGPHVGLNMIWPLGLIVEGLTSTDDREIRHCLDTLRRTHAGTGFIHEAFNKDDPNKFTRSWFAWANTIFGEFVLKTAKERPKLLS; this is encoded by the coding sequence ATGAATCGAAGAGAATTCATCCGCAGCAGCTCACTGGTCACTTCAGGCATTATGCTCGCATCGCACAGTTGGGCGGAAAGGTCCGCCTCAGAATTCCCGGTTGTGCGGACTCCGGAAGCAAAGCGAAAGTTTAAAAGCCCTGCCGTCGAAGGCGCTATCGAGCAAATCCAATCCTCGTGTCCCAATAAAGAAATCGCCTGGATGTTCGGGAATTGTTTTCCCAACACCCTGGACACCACCGTCGATTTCGAGGTGATTGATGGCCGCCCTGATACCTACGTCATCACCGGCGACATCGACGCGATGTGGCTGCGCGACAGCACCGCGCAGGTCTGGCCTTACCTCCCGCTGATAAAGCAAGACGACAATTTGCAGCAGCTCATCGCCGGGGTCATTAACCGCCAAACCCGCTGCATCCTCAAGGACCCCTACGCCAACGCCTTTTACAAAGACGAAAACAAGGTTAGCCAGTGGAAAAGCGATCTCACCGAAATGAAACCAGGCGTCCACGAACGCAAATGGGAGGTCGATTCCCTCTGCTACCCCATTCGCCTGGCCTATCATTATTGGAAACACACCCAGGACTCCGCCCCACTGGACGGCGCCTGGCACGATGCCATCCTCGCCACCTTGCGGACCTTCAGGGAACAGCAGCGCAAGCACGACCACGGCCCATACCATTTCCAGCGCCGCACCGAAGTTCAGACCGACACCGTGCCGCTCAGTGGTTACGGAAATCCAGTCAACCCGGTCGGCCTCATCTGTTCTATCTTCCGGCCCAGTGATGATGCAACCATCTTCCCATTTCTGGTGCCCTCTAATTTCTTTGCCGTTGTGAGCCTGCGCCAGGCCGCCGAGCTGTTGGACCAGGTTTCCCGCGATCCACAAGCTGCCGCGCATTGCCGCGACCTGGCTAGTGAAGTGGAGGGCGCCCTCCGGCAGTACGCCACGGTCCATCATCCAAAGCTCGGCCCGATCTATGCCTACGAGGTGGATGCCTTCGGCAACTTCTATTGCATCGACGACGGTAACGTGCCCAGCCTGCTTTCCCTGCCCTATATTGATGCCGTCAAACCGCGCGATAAACTCTATCTCAACACGCGGCGATTCATCCTTTCGGATGCCAACCCCTATTATTGCCACGGCAAAGCCGCCAACGGCCCGGGCGGACCTCATGTCGGCCTGAACATGATCTGGCCGCTGGGCCTCATCGTTGAAGGTTTGACCAGCACCGATGACCGCGAGATTCGCCACTGCCTGGACACCCTGCGCCGCACCCACGCCGGAACCGGCTTTATACACGAAGCCTTCAATAAGGACGACCCGAATAAATTCACGCGTTCGTGGTTCGCCTGGGCCAACACCATTTTCGGCGAATTTGTTCTCAAAACAGCAAAGGAACGGCCCAAATTGCTTTCCTGA
- the fmt gene encoding methionyl-tRNA formyltransferase, with product MPALRIIFMGSASLSCASLQALLSAPGVQVVAAITQPDRPKGRDLKLHASPVKELAASAGLPVLQPQRARDPRFGVELSQLRPDLIAVAAYGQILPQTILDLPPHGCVNVHTSLLPKYRGAAPIQWAILNDEPQTGATIMKMDAGLDTGAILAQAATPIYPHDTAETLHDRLAQLGADLLVRTIPDYVAGKCQPHPQSAEGATFAPKIKKEDGCIDWNQPARVIWNRVRGLTPWPGTFTFIPAAPTPHLLKIWQADVVDVQGTPGEVLRAEHSGIVIGCGQRALRVLILQLEGGRRLSAGQFLAGHSLEHGQHLVRDRL from the coding sequence GTGCCCGCGCTGCGCATCATCTTTATGGGCTCGGCCTCACTATCCTGCGCCAGCCTACAAGCCCTGCTCAGCGCGCCGGGTGTCCAAGTGGTCGCTGCAATTACCCAACCTGATCGACCTAAGGGCCGCGATCTCAAACTCCATGCCTCCCCTGTCAAAGAACTTGCCGCCTCCGCTGGCCTTCCTGTCCTGCAACCCCAACGCGCGCGCGACCCGAGGTTCGGTGTTGAGCTTTCCCAGCTTCGGCCCGATCTGATTGCGGTTGCTGCGTATGGCCAGATACTCCCACAAACAATTCTGGACTTGCCTCCGCACGGCTGCGTGAACGTACACACCTCGTTATTGCCGAAATACAGAGGCGCCGCCCCGATTCAATGGGCCATTCTCAACGACGAACCCCAAACCGGCGCCACCATTATGAAGATGGATGCCGGACTGGACACTGGGGCTATCCTTGCCCAGGCCGCCACTCCCATTTACCCTCACGATACCGCCGAGACTCTCCATGATAGGCTGGCACAACTTGGAGCGGACCTGTTGGTCCGAACCATTCCCGATTACGTGGCTGGCAAATGCCAGCCGCACCCTCAATCCGCTGAGGGGGCCACCTTCGCGCCGAAGATCAAAAAGGAAGACGGCTGCATCGATTGGAACCAGCCCGCGCGCGTGATTTGGAATCGAGTCCGCGGGCTGACTCCTTGGCCCGGCACATTCACGTTTATCCCTGCCGCACCGACTCCGCACCTGCTGAAAATCTGGCAGGCCGATGTCGTCGATGTGCAGGGAACACCGGGCGAGGTCCTTCGCGCAGAACATTCGGGGATTGTAATCGGCTGCGGCCAGCGCGCCCTGCGCGTCTTAATCCTTCAACTCGAAGGGGGCCGCCGCCTCAGCGCCGGTCAATTCCTGGCTGGACACAGCCTGGAACACGGGCAGCATCTGGTCAGAGACAGATTATGA
- a CDS encoding nucleoside monophosphate kinase: protein MKYRTILLFGAPGAGKGTQGKILGSVPTFFHCACGDVFRSLKTDSPVGQIFLEFSSRGELVPDATTVQLWHHFIEASIQAGRFHPQEDALVLDGIPRNVSQAEMLQDKLDVVALFNLRCAKPDVLVHRLQRRALKENRLDDANLDVIRNRLATYDRESKPVLDFYDKKLVHRIDAGQAPVKVLFDILRHVVKV, encoded by the coding sequence GTGAAGTACCGCACTATTCTGTTATTCGGCGCGCCCGGCGCTGGAAAGGGCACCCAGGGAAAAATCCTGGGTTCTGTGCCGACTTTCTTCCATTGCGCTTGCGGCGATGTGTTTCGCAGCCTCAAAACCGACAGCCCGGTGGGCCAGATATTCCTCGAATTCTCCAGCCGCGGCGAGTTGGTCCCGGACGCCACGACGGTGCAGCTTTGGCATCATTTCATCGAGGCGAGCATCCAGGCCGGGCGCTTTCACCCGCAGGAAGATGCCCTGGTGCTGGACGGCATCCCGCGCAATGTCTCGCAGGCTGAAATGCTCCAGGACAAGCTCGACGTTGTGGCACTGTTTAACCTTCGTTGTGCCAAGCCCGATGTGCTGGTCCACCGGCTCCAACGCCGCGCCTTGAAGGAAAACCGGCTCGATGACGCTAACCTCGATGTCATCCGCAACCGCCTCGCCACCTACGACCGGGAGAGCAAGCCGGTCCTCGATTTCTACGATAAAAAACTCGTTCACCGCATTGATGCCGGCCAGGCCCCGGTTAAAGTCCTGTTTGATATTTTGCGGCACGTCGTGAAAGTTTAG
- a CDS encoding sigma-70 family RNA polymerase sigma factor, with amino-acid sequence MADEPKQCNWCEALYEAKASELILYGRALGLSHGEAEDVVQETFMSLIQRTEPPLRPEHYCIRSFRNRALNYRRSLWRRLAREWESQRWFEQSPSESPAEREAMKALRELPPEQREVIVLKIWHEYTFEEIGELLGLSPNTAAGRYRYGLQKLRASLKGPSYERTERTTLALLGATPPFRGA; translated from the coding sequence ATGGCCGACGAGCCTAAACAATGTAATTGGTGCGAGGCGCTCTACGAAGCGAAGGCGTCGGAGTTAATCCTTTATGGGCGGGCTCTTGGGCTCAGTCATGGCGAGGCCGAAGACGTTGTGCAGGAGACTTTTATGTCCCTGATCCAGCGGACCGAGCCGCCGCTTAGGCCCGAGCATTACTGCATCCGCAGCTTTCGCAACAGGGCTTTGAACTATCGCCGCAGTTTATGGCGGCGGCTGGCGCGGGAATGGGAGTCGCAACGCTGGTTCGAGCAATCCCCTTCCGAAAGCCCTGCCGAGCGCGAGGCGATGAAAGCCCTTCGCGAGCTGCCGCCCGAGCAGCGCGAGGTGATTGTCCTCAAAATATGGCATGAATATACCTTCGAAGAGATAGGAGAGTTGCTGGGTCTCTCGCCCAATACCGCTGCTGGTCGCTACCGCTATGGCCTGCAAAAGCTGAGGGCCTCACTGAAAGGACCATCGTATGAACGAACTGAACGAACAACACTTGCGCTCCTGGGCGCCACGCCGCCCTTCCGCGGGGCTTAA
- a CDS encoding tetratricopeptide repeat protein, with amino-acid sequence MATAKSNPLTPGRTGNVPPGRGFAPPIPRTPPLFRRIDWLAFLITFAAVWIGYYLTLAPELTLEDSGELATGSFYAGIPHPPGYPVWTIYTWLWTVLVPIKNAAWRVALGEATGGALAAGLLAFIVSRGSSLLMEGIDELKAMAGRWESAICVVSGFVAGMLIGFNGFMWSQSVIVEVYSFSIASLMIVLLCILRWVYAPHQKRYLYLALFFHGICFTNHQTLIVAAMGIEVAIAAAHLRMGRYLWLGNIIIYFGAWILAGENILTALESNHAVFIIFHVVGAASIALYLWFAVLTKITAKEIGFDASLALFFLALPAAPALGFFGWALAVAGVAGGIKFGADTWRLGHEWLAVMVCGFCWIAGASFYFYMPLAGMTNPPMEWGYPRTVEGFFHAFTRGQYEKTNPTDIIHDPLRFLTQLTMLGTGIIEEFNWVYAFLALVPFVFFFKLHRRERAWLIGITAIYLCLGVLLLILLNPPPDRAAQELVRVFFTASHTLIALLIGYGLTLIAAFMATQYQRFRAWGLTCGAVALALALYSFTDLTGRTFFGETANVPLSQLLSFVGQTFTNKDQYGLPVYAGLILVAMALTFLCALVIYRKRAPLAVTLGLFALMPLYSILTHWSDNEERNHWFGYYFGHDMFHPPFKAAGGKGLYPEMAKNAVLFGGTDPGRFCPTYMIFCDSFIPHNCQPAADQSFDRRDVYIITQNALADGTYLDYIRAQYNRSAQIDPPFFQELFRSEKERTYKYTNFLARAVRPLDVAFEGFGARVEKRRRTYTSWFSESDFIDLPRLAGLLRAQQDPVSSYIYQNLLPETRALLTSSVGGAALRRGLATDLNALIDRELEVKKQLLEKKAALGSLQQAGPAGRLSETDHRRVQTLETQIEALQKLGPLYAPARFQQVHLSEYLQDFIRQNPQSDTRVRLNRLLIEAAYPQEIAKSLGGVYPDREIYCPTAEDSARCFSEYMADAQHRLQLNEIKPGEDVHYDPRSGRIQISGHVAVMEINGLLTKVIFDHNPKNEFYVEESFPLDWMYPYLTPFGIIMELNRQPLPELTDEIVRRDHEFWTKYSDRLIGNWITYDTPIKDIAGWVEKVYLRRDFAGYTGDRKFIRDDQAQKSFSKLRSAIAGVYAWRLSKSKPGTPEHQRMSKEADFAFRQAFGFCPYSPEVLFRYVNLLLGEQRLDEALIIATTCLELDPYNGGVIDLVKRLRDWKAQHSGLNSTQLETEVAQNPDNFQLAFNLASVYLQTGQTGHAVQTLARVLNNPHADADVLRALVPAFASLVSPAELKAAVNRLAGQFQTYPTNLQAGIGLAEGYRDLQETGLAAQTLQHILDSTNLDPNTALLLAQQYAASGNYSKLKQTLQKLAKLTPGTPEVWYDLAALKATLGKMAQALPALRQAITLSNQRLKQDPKARDLRAEAAKDPRFAALRDNPQFKELTK; translated from the coding sequence ATGGCCACGGCTAAATCCAACCCGCTCACACCTGGCCGGACCGGTAACGTCCCGCCGGGCCGGGGTTTCGCCCCTCCCATCCCGAGGACTCCCCCGTTGTTTCGCCGGATAGATTGGCTGGCATTTCTCATCACCTTCGCCGCCGTTTGGATTGGCTATTATCTGACGCTAGCCCCGGAGTTGACCCTGGAAGATTCCGGGGAATTGGCGACCGGTTCGTTCTACGCAGGCATTCCCCATCCGCCCGGTTACCCGGTTTGGACGATATACACGTGGTTATGGACCGTGCTGGTTCCGATCAAGAACGCGGCCTGGCGCGTGGCCCTGGGGGAAGCAACGGGCGGGGCTTTGGCGGCCGGCCTGCTGGCCTTCATTGTATCACGCGGCAGCAGCCTGCTCATGGAAGGCATCGATGAACTCAAAGCCATGGCTGGCCGATGGGAAAGCGCCATTTGCGTGGTCTCCGGGTTTGTGGCGGGGATGTTGATCGGTTTCAACGGATTCATGTGGAGCCAATCGGTTATCGTCGAGGTTTACTCGTTCAGCATTGCCTCGTTGATGATCGTGCTGCTCTGCATTTTGCGGTGGGTTTATGCTCCGCATCAAAAGCGCTATTTGTATCTTGCCCTGTTCTTCCATGGCATCTGCTTCACAAACCACCAAACGCTGATTGTCGCCGCCATGGGCATCGAGGTCGCTATCGCGGCCGCCCACCTCCGCATGGGCCGCTATCTTTGGCTGGGCAACATCATTATCTATTTCGGCGCCTGGATTCTCGCGGGAGAAAACATCCTCACCGCCCTCGAATCCAATCATGCTGTTTTCATCATTTTCCACGTCGTCGGGGCGGCCTCCATCGCCCTGTACCTCTGGTTTGCAGTTCTGACAAAAATCACGGCCAAAGAGATTGGTTTTGACGCATCATTGGCCCTCTTTTTCCTCGCCCTTCCCGCGGCGCCGGCTCTCGGTTTTTTCGGCTGGGCTCTCGCGGTGGCGGGCGTGGCCGGCGGCATCAAATTCGGGGCGGATACCTGGCGGCTAGGGCATGAATGGCTGGCGGTGATGGTGTGCGGCTTTTGCTGGATCGCCGGCGCGTCCTTTTATTTCTACATGCCCCTGGCCGGCATGACCAATCCGCCCATGGAATGGGGCTACCCAAGGACCGTCGAGGGGTTTTTTCACGCCTTTACCAGGGGTCAGTACGAGAAAACCAATCCGACCGATATCATCCATGATCCGCTGCGATTTCTCACTCAACTCACCATGCTCGGTACGGGGATCATCGAAGAATTCAACTGGGTCTATGCCTTTCTGGCTCTGGTCCCGTTTGTTTTCTTTTTTAAGCTGCATCGACGCGAGCGGGCGTGGTTAATCGGTATCACGGCCATTTACCTCTGCCTGGGTGTCCTGCTGCTGATTCTTCTCAATCCGCCTCCGGACCGCGCGGCGCAGGAATTGGTGCGCGTGTTTTTCACCGCTTCACACACGTTGATCGCTCTCCTGATCGGCTATGGCCTCACTCTGATTGCGGCATTTATGGCGACCCAATACCAACGCTTTCGCGCCTGGGGGCTGACCTGCGGAGCGGTGGCCTTGGCCTTGGCCCTTTACTCTTTTACAGACCTGACCGGGCGCACCTTTTTTGGAGAAACGGCTAATGTGCCGCTTTCACAACTTTTATCATTTGTTGGCCAAACCTTTACGAACAAGGATCAATACGGGCTGCCGGTTTATGCCGGGTTAATCCTCGTCGCAATGGCGCTGACATTCCTTTGCGCTCTGGTCATTTACCGCAAACGCGCTCCGCTGGCCGTTACCCTGGGCTTGTTCGCCTTGATGCCGCTGTATTCCATCCTGACTCACTGGTCCGACAATGAAGAGCGCAACCACTGGTTCGGATATTACTTTGGCCATGACATGTTCCATCCGCCATTCAAGGCAGCCGGCGGCAAAGGGCTTTACCCGGAGATGGCAAAAAACGCCGTCTTGTTCGGTGGAACCGATCCTGGCCGGTTCTGTCCGACCTACATGATTTTCTGTGACAGCTTTATTCCCCACAACTGCCAACCCGCGGCCGATCAGTCCTTCGATCGACGGGATGTTTATATCATCACTCAAAACGCCCTGGCTGATGGGACCTACCTCGATTACATCAGGGCCCAGTACAATCGGAGCGCTCAAATCGATCCACCGTTTTTCCAAGAGCTGTTTCGCTCGGAGAAAGAGCGGACTTATAAGTACACAAACTTCCTGGCACGCGCTGTGCGCCCGCTGGATGTGGCCTTTGAAGGCTTCGGCGCCCGTGTGGAAAAGCGGCGGCGCACCTATACCTCCTGGTTTTCTGAGAGTGATTTCATCGACCTGCCGCGTTTGGCGGGCCTTTTAAGGGCGCAGCAAGACCCGGTTTCAAGTTATATTTACCAGAACCTTCTCCCCGAGACTCGAGCGCTGCTCACCTCGAGTGTGGGAGGCGCTGCCCTGCGCCGGGGTCTGGCCACGGACTTGAATGCTTTGATCGACCGTGAACTGGAGGTGAAGAAGCAACTCCTGGAAAAGAAGGCGGCTTTGGGTTCTTTGCAACAGGCAGGGCCCGCGGGCCGTCTTTCGGAGACAGACCACCGCCGCGTTCAAACCCTGGAAACCCAGATCGAGGCGCTGCAGAAGCTCGGCCCCTTATACGCGCCAGCGCGTTTCCAGCAAGTCCATCTTTCCGAGTATCTGCAGGATTTTATCAGGCAAAACCCGCAGAGCGACACGCGGGTCCGCCTCAACCGGCTGCTCATCGAGGCGGCATATCCGCAGGAAATCGCCAAGAGCCTGGGTGGGGTTTATCCCGATCGGGAGATTTACTGTCCGACCGCCGAAGACTCGGCGCGCTGTTTTAGTGAGTACATGGCAGATGCCCAGCACCGCCTTCAATTGAACGAAATTAAACCGGGCGAAGATGTCCATTACGACCCTCGAAGCGGCAGGATACAAATCTCGGGGCATGTCGCCGTTATGGAAATCAATGGCCTGCTGACCAAAGTCATTTTCGATCACAATCCGAAGAACGAATTCTACGTCGAGGAGAGCTTTCCATTGGATTGGATGTATCCTTACCTGACACCCTTCGGGATCATCATGGAGCTCAATCGGCAGCCGCTGCCCGAGTTGACCGACGAGATAGTCAGAAGAGATCACGAATTCTGGACAAAATACTCCGATCGGCTTATCGGCAACTGGATCACGTACGATACCCCGATCAAAGACATCGCTGGCTGGGTCGAGAAGGTCTATCTGCGCCGCGATTTCGCCGGCTACACGGGCGACCGCAAATTCATTCGGGATGACCAGGCGCAAAAGTCCTTCTCGAAACTCCGCAGCGCCATTGCGGGGGTCTATGCATGGCGTTTGAGCAAATCCAAACCAGGGACGCCCGAGCATCAGCGGATGAGCAAGGAGGCCGATTTTGCCTTTCGCCAGGCCTTTGGGTTCTGCCCGTATAGCCCCGAGGTCCTGTTTCGTTATGTGAACCTTCTGTTAGGGGAGCAACGCCTCGATGAGGCGCTGATCATCGCCACGACGTGCCTCGAACTGGACCCTTACAATGGCGGCGTGATTGATCTGGTTAAGCGGCTCCGGGATTGGAAGGCCCAACACAGCGGGCTCAACTCCACCCAACTCGAAACCGAGGTCGCGCAGAACCCGGATAATTTTCAGCTCGCGTTCAATTTGGCCAGCGTCTATTTGCAGACCGGGCAGACCGGCCACGCGGTTCAAACTTTGGCTCGGGTCCTGAACAATCCTCATGCCGATGCGGATGTTCTGCGGGCTTTGGTTCCGGCATTTGCCAGTCTGGTCAGCCCCGCTGAACTCAAGGCGGCTGTCAACCGGTTAGCGGGTCAGTTTCAGACCTATCCGACCAACCTCCAAGCCGGAATCGGCCTGGCCGAGGGCTATCGCGACCTCCAAGAGACGGGGCTCGCCGCGCAAACTTTACAACACATCCTCGACAGCACCAATCTCGACCCCAACACGGCTTTATTACTTGCCCAGCAATACGCCGCCTCTGGAAATTACTCGAAGCTGAAACAAACGCTGCAAAAACTCGCAAAGCTTACCCCCGGCACACCGGAAGTATGGTATGACCTGGCGGCGTTGAAGGCGACTTTGGGAAAAATGGCCCAAGCTTTGCCTGCCTTGCGCCAGGCCATCACTCTGAGCAACCAGCGACTAAAGCAGGACCCCAAAGCCCGCGATCTTCGCGCCGAAGCCGCCAAAGACCCGCGCTTTGCCGCACTTCGGGATAATCCACAGTTTAAGGAATTGACCAAGTAA
- a CDS encoding ATP-dependent Clp protease proteolytic subunit, with protein sequence MARISTGLLTSTALERRLTLRGRLTKPIAACCIARLLVLATEDHRQPIIAYIDSGGGLASETLGILSTMNGIRCPVITFCNGQAAGPALVIAAHGLKGFRVAAPGARFSFKLLAETSRGRKAGGIESTLRLLADTLAEDAQKQPADVLEWFRAGTEFSAQEALEQGLIDAIGTQPLLPESGQTTTEKG encoded by the coding sequence ATGGCACGAATATCGACCGGGTTGCTAACGTCCACCGCCCTGGAGCGGCGGCTGACATTGCGCGGGCGGCTCACCAAACCCATTGCGGCCTGCTGTATCGCGCGCCTGCTGGTTCTGGCAACCGAGGACCATCGCCAACCTATTATCGCTTATATCGATTCTGGCGGAGGTTTGGCATCAGAAACCCTCGGGATCCTTTCTACCATGAATGGCATCCGTTGTCCTGTCATTACGTTTTGCAACGGGCAAGCCGCGGGTCCTGCCCTGGTTATCGCCGCTCACGGCCTGAAGGGCTTCCGCGTTGCGGCGCCGGGCGCCCGGTTTTCCTTCAAGCTTCTGGCCGAGACGAGCAGAGGGCGGAAAGCGGGCGGCATCGAGTCCACTCTGCGGCTCTTGGCCGATACGCTTGCTGAGGATGCGCAAAAGCAACCAGCCGATGTGTTGGAATGGTTTCGAGCAGGGACAGAGTTTAGCGCCCAGGAGGCGCTCGAACAGGGACTCATTGATGCGATTGGAACTCAACCGCTGTTGCCTGAGAGCGGGCAAACGACTACTGAAAAGGGATGA